From Aegilops tauschii subsp. strangulata cultivar AL8/78 chromosome 5, Aet v6.0, whole genome shotgun sequence:
catttgtgttcaCGTTATTGGGACTTGTCCTGGTGGGGCCAACGTTGCATTTCTGGTAATCTTGTGTTGTCTATTCTGCAGAAATTATGGTGATCAGCAGTTAGTGTCTGGTCTTGTTTGattgataatttgcctccatatGCAGGTACTTGTATTTGAGTAAATTAGTGACGATCAGCGGGACATCTGGTGTCATTTCTCGCCTGTTACTTGACCAGGTTTTCATCATTTCCTTCATATCCTGTTTTACCTTCTTGAGTTGTTTTTATGTCCATTGCATACCTGTTTGACATGTTAATTTTTAATTGTCTCCTTGCCCAGTTCATCTTCTCTCCTGTTTTCATTGGTGTCTTCATGAGCTTACTCGTAACCTTGGAGGGAAAGCCATCTCTTGTAGTGCCAAAGCTTAAGCAGGTGAAAAGGATATCAACCCTCTCAAAACCCTTCCCTGACACTGTGTATGTGCCATTTACTGATGAAGAACATTTACAACTATTACAGGAGTGGTTCTCTTCATTGATCGCGAATTGGCAATTGTGGATACCGTTCCAGTTTTTGAATTTCTATTTTGTCCCACAGAAGCTCCAGGTCCAAAAAAGTTGCACATTTCGACAGTCTTTACTACAATGTTCAGTATATGTGAAATGAATTAACTTAGCTATTTTCTGCCCCTTTATATAGTTTTGGCATGCTCTAAGTATTGCTCTCACCTAACTGCTGCCCTTTTTTTACAGGTTCTTGCTGCTAATTTTGTAGCCCTTGCATGGAACGTGATTTTGTCATATAAAGCTCATAAGAAGGTTATCGCGGAGTAGTCAAATAGGTAATCTTCAAATCTATATCTGTACATGTAACAGTCCTGCCTATAGTTCTTCAGTCCTCTTGCATGGATTTTGTTATCAAACagtttttcattttttttatatATACGGAATATCATCACATAGTAACAAAAGTGCGCTTTGTCTGCCTACTATTTCCAGTTAGCATAGCGCCTTTTATCAATAACTGTGCAACAAGCAAATATTTCCTGAAACAAACTACTTTGACAACAGAAATTAGCCATGGCAGATATGAAATTTCTGTGGTAATTTTCATGGGAGAGACTTCTCCAAGAACATATCTTCGACGGTGTCTTTCCTGATCACTATATGTGGTGACACTGCAATTCAATGCACTTTTGAGTTGAGGTGGCCATCTGTTATGATATCCAAGACTTTACTGCTTTGTTGTGAGCTAGCCGAGAATTTATTGCATGGGAGTTTCACAGACCCTAGTATGACAGACTTTTTCTTATCGGTTACTTAATCTGTTGGGTCAAGTCAGATGATGCCTCATGCCGATGTGGTTGAAACAATTGCATTTGTGGTCTTGCATTACTTGAGTTTTCCTTTTCCCTTTCTTTCCTTTTGACTGGTAATGTGTTGTGCACCAGTCAGTATCTTAGACTTAATTTCTGCCAGCCCTGAAAGCTACCTTGTGGACTTGTTGTAGAATGATTGTGACTTGATCTTCACAAAGTCAGACCTCTCAGCTTCAATAAAACTTTTGCTATTTAACATGATGCTGACTGGTGCTAAAGGTGCCTTTTGTTCTTTTGTACCTTGTGGCTGAGTTTAGAGGCAAAACACAAGTGAGTAAATGAAACAGAGCATCTATTCGAAACACTGTCCTTTTGACTTGTAAGTTTGGCATTGGAGTATGACTCGCATTTTAAGCTGGTAACATTGGCGTGTGGTGCTGAAGTTCTTCTTGTGCAGAGTTTAGATATTTCTGTGCTTGGTGCTCCATCGCTTCTGCGCCGTTGATTAGCTTGTGCTTCTTACCTGATCTTTTTGCTGACCCCTCACTTGTTTCAGGTGAGAGAGTAGACTCTAGGGCGGGGTATCTAAGCCGGTTGCAACATGTGGCGATGTAAGGCTGGAAGAATAAACCTATTATCAGTTATCCTGGCGTCTCGTCTGTGTTACCCAACCGATGAAACGCCTGCCTAGTATTGTAAATTAACGTCCATCTTGTCTGTCGAGTGCAGCCCGCGATGCCAGTTAATCATGCGTTGTACAATCTGTATAACCGTTTGTGATGGGAGGTTGTTCTTGGTTTCCGAAGAATTACATAATGTAAAATTCTGGGGTTCCTAGCAAATCAAAACTCAGGCCCCGGGGGTGTTATTGGCATGATGGTGTCGCAGTTGATGGCCGATTCGCTGGCGGCCGATGCCGTAGAGTTGAAAAAGCTGCGGTGGTTGGGTGTTCCGACGGCGCACGTCGCTTCACGGTGCTTCTTTGTCTCTGCTTCACTGATCCATCTATCCGTCTGACTGAGCTTCACGGTGCTTCTTTGTCTCTGCTTCACTGACCCATCTATCCGTCTGACTAGACATGGTCCTGAGTCTGCTTCACTGTCCGTAGGAACTCCGACCAAGGCTCCTGTGGCTGTGAATAACCGCATGACAGCCTCTCGAGCAGCTAACTTTGACTGAATAGTTCTAAACCCCaggtgaagaagaagatgttgAAAAGAAATGGCCTGTTAATGGAGTTTTGATTTAGTTGAGGTTTTGACAAGATTTCATTTTATTTGATTGAGTTAATGCAGGACGTGAGGAATGTGTGTGTGTGAGGAGACGGGGGCGAAGACGAATGTACaatgattttttttttcttttttgaggatgaATGTACAATGATTAATAGTAGAGATATGATAATGCACACTTGTTCGTATTGTAAAAGGAATCTTAGAGCAATTCCAACGATTCCCCTAAATTTTAGGGGAAGTTTACTAAGAGAAACTTTTGTCAGATCCTGTAAATTATTCCCCTAAATTTTGTGTTTTTTTTTAACTTTTCCATTAAACAAGTCTAGGACCCGCAAGTCAGTGACACGGGCAAGTTGTGGTACGACGGGGAGCAGCGAGGCGGTGCGGTAGCGCAACGGGGCTGCGGCATGGAGTCGGGGTGGAGCGGGCGGCGTATGACGGCGTGGTGTGGCGGCATACGACGGCGAGCTACGGCAGTCCGGCGAGTGAGGCTTGAAGTTTCATACGGCCGCCAAAAGTTAAGGAAGAATATCATCGAAAACCAACATTCAAAGAAAACTTCATGAAAAGCATGTTTgaaagtttcaaaaaaaaatctgaatAAAATGTCGAATGCTAAGAGGATGATGTTCTATTATCTTGTGAAATTTCAAGTAAAAACACATTACgggagctatgaaaaagacaaattcagcaATGAATAGTAAATGTTACCGGTCGACACTATTCAATGTTGATTTTATCTTTTTTATAACTCACATTTCGTAATGTGTCTGAACTTGAAATTTTGCATGGCAATGGAAGCAAAACTTGTTCTAAACCAAGGAAAGTTGAAGTTAAGTTTACAGGATCCTGTAAATTTATTTCACATTTACGGGATCGGTTAGAGAATTCTTTTGGCCACTTTCTTTAAggtagtttttttttttgaggatcaGGTAGTTCTTTTAGATACAGTGTCTGTTGGATGCTCGTACAAGTTCCCGATTAACTCCTTGGTGTCCTCAATAGTGTATCCGAGGCTCACTTTGTCCTGTGAAAATGCCAACACGGCTTTAGCACCCCCAGTTTGAAGAACCAGTAGGGCTGTGTACTGGGTAGCAAAGCGTACGTCCACTTTAATCGCAAAGAGCACGGCTTCATAAACATCATCACAGTTGTACTTGAAACAAACTGTCAGTTTGAAGAACCACCGGTAGGGCTGTGTACCCAGAGAAGCTAAGCTACTGACGTGGCCGTTGCGCAACGCTTGCGTCATTGGCAACTGGGGCCGAACATAACAGGAACAGGCGGCCGGCCGGCGGCCGGCAGGTTGGTCGTGAGGAAGCACGTGTGTGGGGAGGGTGCCAAAGTCCGACGAAAACAGTTTTCAGTCCTTTTCTCCGACTGTCGATAGTATCACGGGCAGCATAGGCACATGGATGCGAGACGAAGAGTCAACCGCGTGGCCGGGCCGGCCGGCAGCCAGCACAGGGCTCAACGCCGACCAGCTCTGCTGCCCTGTCTGTGTCCAGCATGTGCGCAGTGTATCTGTACTCTCATCAGAGGCGCCAGTTGTGAGTTCCGACGACCGTACATGAATTCTCTTCTCTATTGATAAAACGTATCTTCTTCTCTTTCCCTTTTGTTTTTGGTATTGTTTCAGGCCAGACAAGGGGCGGCGACATGAAAGTGACTGTTTTGAGCATAAGTTGTGGGAAATATTAGCATTTTTTTGACTAATCTAATTCATGAGTATACAAAACATGATAAATACGGTATGCATCTCATACCAATAACTAAGCACGTAAGCATGTACAGTACATAGAACTGAAACATCTATGGACAACATATATACGGTCAACACATGAACGAGCAAATAGGGGATGAACGAGTCATACACTTCAGTTGGCCAGgccaacgcggcggcggcggcggcagcggcagccTCGACATCGGCCGAGGCCTTCTTCTTGGCGGCTTTGTCGTCAGCCATGCGGTCGATGCAGGGGAAGTAGTGGAAGCAGAGGCGGACGGAGACGGGGACGAATCGAGAGCAATCACGTCGAGACGCTCACCAAAAAACTTATTGTCGTTCTTCCAGGCAGGATCTCGAACGACAGGTTCCGGAGGCACATGCTCTCCCGACCAACCGTGCACACGATCGTCGGAATGGGATCGCCGGAAGCAGGCCCGTCAACGAGGGCGTGCGAAATGAGCGATCACACTGGGCCCCCGATCAATGAAAAAATAAGAGAAACCCTGGTTCGTACACCTGATCTGCGAGTGCCCGATGTAAACGGTTCAGCTGCAAAACGCCCCACGCGCCGAGAAACCAGGAATTTGGGTGCCTGCGTGGGCCCCATTTTACGTCGAGTCCAAGAGAGAGTCAAAGCGTCGCACTACCCTAATCCAACAATTTACCCGATTGCCTCGCGCCGCCTAGAAACAAAAATGCTAGACGTACAAACACATGCAGGGTTTTACAGACTCTTTTTATCTATCAATCAATCACAAACTTATCCCCTGATTTTTAGGAGGATGAGCCGGCTCCACAAACTTTTGACCAATCACAAACACACAAATTAATCCTTCCCTGTAAAACCCTGCAGTTATTTGTACGTGTAGCATTGCTCGCCTAGAAAACCAATTAACCACGGTCCAATGGATCTGCGGCGAACCATTGTCGATGGCGGCCCCGAGGAAGAAAGAGATCTTGCCCTGAAATCTAGCGTCGTACATCATGATGGTGGAGCTGTACTCTTCTTCCATGATGGTATCCAGCTTTGCCGGCGGCCGCGGTGGCACTGCCCTGCCGGATCCAGAGGTAGGCTGCTGCCAAGTGCCAAGGAACAGCCTCGCGGAATATCTCCTCCTCTTGCGCGAGCAGGACGACCTCTGGCCAGCGTTGTGTAACAGTTCGCCGCCGACATGGCCTCGTTCACACAGGCGTAAGTCCATGATCGTAGTTTGGTAGtaggtactcctactagtacatGGATTACTTTTATTGTTAGTATTCCACGCTAAGCCTAAACTAGGATGTGGTCTTGTTTTTCAGTTTCAGAATTATTTCCGCATTATGGCGTCTCTATGATATTACTAGTTACAAAAACACTAGATATTTTCATCAATTTATCCTATACTTTAGCTCGTCGAGCCGTTGTACTAAATAAATATATTTAAAAAACACTAGATATTTTTATAAATTTTGATGTTGCTTATCCGTAGAATATTACTATCGATTTAGTacaatctattttattttgcactAATACTCGGTATATTTCTAAACATGCTCGAAATAAAACTAAGTTAAATAATTAAATGAAACTATAATGTTTCTATCAGGTCCTGAAATTTAGGGGTCCATTTTGTAATCGCACCGGGGCCTCAAATTTTCGAAGACGGCCCTGGCCGGAAGCAGCACAAAGAGAAAAACACAGTATATGACGGCTAGGGTTGCGCGAGAGGGAGGGAGTGAACTAAGCTAGGGTTCACTCCACTGGCTCGGCTCAGGCCCACGAGCGAGTCCGCGAACAGCCCACAATCCAATGTTTCGGACAGTGACACTTCCGTAACCGACTCGTTAATTAATCCACAATTAGTAACCTTTTTTACACCGGTAAAAATAAGGCTcagctcggctcattcccgcaacccgcggcgcgcgTCGTACAGTTCTTATTCCCAAGCACCTAACAGCAAATTATTGAGCAAACCTTATGAAAGGGTCTCACTTTTTTTTACTGTAGCAGTATTATACTAAACTTCACATCAGTTGCCGTGCACCTTAGGCTTTAGAGATTAATCAATGATTATTGTCTTATACCGGCCTAAGCTCATCTATAATCCAACATAAGTGCTAGCCGATTCGCAGGTTAGGGTAGATTATTGAAGCCGAGGGCTGATGTACGCACGTCTCAGTCGGATTTGGCTTCATCTCGACGTGTCGTAGGGTCTAAGTAGCATTACATGCCCCCCCTGCTTTATAATTATTGGCTGCTTTGGCGCACTAATCACTCAGCTGGTTAATTGCGCTGAATGCACTAAGCACCCAACGAGAGACAGTTGATCTTGACCCGACCAGAAGAGAATATGGTTGGTGAAGAAGCGACGGGTTTGGGAGTAGTAAAAGAGAGAAGAAAATCCATGTCCTTGATTGTGAATTCTGCTCCTAGAGCAAGAGAATATCTACGATGAAACTGAAACCCGTCCAGAGAGACACAGTACGAGTCAATCACAACATAATAGGAATAATTAAGCTCAGATTAACAACAAGACGAACACATATATGGTAGCCATTTGCCAACAATGAAGCTCCGGTCACAGCCAGAAGAAAGAAGCACCATGCATATGTGCGCAGAGAGGGTGGGTTCAGAGAAGATCCCACGACTCTAAGGTCGGGAAACCAcagctgctgctgccgccgctagTGCTGTCCAGCGGTAGCGACCCGTCGCGAGACGTCGGCGGTGGCATCGCAATCGCATCCGTCCGCGCGGTGGACGGCCTCGCCCTGCACCCGCCGAGCAGGAACGCCGACGTGTCCAGCGTCGGCAGCAGCAGCGCCCCGCCGGCCGACGAAGGAGCTGCGTGGGCGGCGAGCGCGGGGAGGAGGGGCTTCCCCTCCGTCGGCTGCTGGGCCAGCGGGAGGAGGAGTTCGTCGGCGCCCGTGACCTGGTGCACCATGCGgcggaactccgcggggtcggcgctGATGTAGGTCGTGGGCAGCCGCCGCGACGGGCGCGGCCGCCGCCTGGCGACGCGGCGCGCGGGTCTGTGCTGCTGCTGCGCCGCCGGCGCgtgcgcggcggcggggagggaTGCGAGATCCTCGTAGCGCAACGGGTGGCCGCGTTGGGCCGTCAGCAGTTGCTGCCATGGTGACGCCGTGGACGACGATGCGTAGGCGGAGGAGTCCATGTGctgcatggcggtgagcatcatgcgTCTGTGATGTGAGAGCTAGCTAGGCTGCGTTTGCTTGCTGTTAGCTGCGGCCGTGGCTTGAACTGAGAGGAAGAAGGGTCGCAGGATTGATATAGGGAGAGAAGAAGGATGGCGTGGGTGTGTGGACGGGCCGACGGGCTCGGTGGTCAGCGAGCGCGCTGACCTGTGGGTCCAGACTGTCAGGTACACCCCGTGTCTGCGGTTTCTGTCTCTGTATACGTGGCATTGAGAAGGGAAGGCATGGGGTTGTTCAGATGATCGCCGATGCACGAATCAGTATGTAACCGGCGGCGAACTTGAGTTGATGCCTTCACGGTGTGTTGGGAACAGCTTGGGCGTTCGTTTGCTGACGATAATCTCACTAACAAAATATCAAAATGAACAAggtgaaagctgaataaaactgttgcttattgatgatttggtgcggcatacaaagtatataagagggtacaaaccgacttggggtaggggtataaaactgacttggactagaagtcgtataccataatgactactctaacatcccccgcagtatcaacggcaggctcgacgacgttgagactgaaacagatatcttgaaatggcttagtaggcagtgccttggtgaaaatgtcagcaaactgagccgtagagggaacatgaagcacccgaacctgaccaagagcaaccttttcacgaacaaaatgaatatcaatctcaatatgctttgtgcgtcggtgttgaactggattgctggtcatgtagactgctgatatgttgtcacagtagacaatagtggcctgctcaataggcctgtgtagctcggagagtaactgccgaatccagattgtatctgcaacggcatgtgacacagcgcgatactcagcctcggccgacgaacgtgagactgtaacctgtcttttcgaagaccaagaaatcaaattgttaccaagaaaaacacaaaaaccggaaagtggaccttcgag
This genomic window contains:
- the LOC109769176 gene encoding calmodulin-binding protein 25, which produces MMLTAMQHMDSSAYASSSTASPWQQLLTAQRGHPLRYEDLASLPAAAHAPAAQQQHRPARRVARRRPRPSRRLPTTYISADPAEFRRMVHQVTGADELLLPLAQQPTEGKPLLPALAAHAAPSSAGGALLLPTLDTSAFLLGGCRARPSTARTDAIAMPPPTSRDGSLPLDSTSGGSSSCGFPTLESWDLL